From a region of the Candidatus Methylomirabilis limnetica genome:
- a CDS encoding Rne/Rng family ribonuclease translates to MKREIIVNSSIVETRVAVLEDGVLVELLIDDSKNKSIAGNIYKGRVLKILPGMQAAFVDLGLAKDAFLYVRDIFEDVEEFEQLLTIGEDDEPGEPLSDEPRSNFARGRRPQASIEEILKEGQEIVAQVAREPLGTKGARITSHITLPGRHLVYMPTEQHVGVSRKIEDEAERSRLKQIIEEINPQREGVIVRTAGIGKEKDEIEADLEFLRSLWKKIKDKAETLTAPAVVQQDLDLIFRIFRDLFTKEVVRLVVDSPTEYERCLEYAESLHPDLKSHLFLYTEDEPIFKSFGIEREIEKALRHKAWLKSGGYIVLEQTEALVSIDVNTGKYVGKHDFEETVLKTNLEAAREIARQVRLRDLGGIIIIDFIDMARQESRDRVLQDLKEALKPDRSPTNVSLLSELGLVEMTRKRVRQGLNKSLSASCPACGGLGYVRSTPSIAHQVLREVEWRLFSKRIPMVRIRAHPDLIDWFRAEDGEVIEALQQTYGGEIILVPEESLAPGKYQLLEG, encoded by the coding sequence ATGAAACGCGAGATTATTGTGAACTCTTCCATCGTGGAAACTCGAGTGGCCGTCCTGGAGGACGGCGTTCTAGTCGAGTTGCTGATCGACGACTCGAAGAATAAGAGTATTGCCGGAAACATTTATAAAGGGCGTGTGCTAAAAATCCTTCCTGGGATGCAGGCGGCCTTCGTAGATTTGGGCCTGGCGAAGGATGCCTTTCTGTACGTTCGGGACATCTTCGAGGACGTGGAGGAATTTGAGCAATTGCTCACCATCGGCGAGGATGACGAGCCAGGAGAACCCCTCTCCGATGAGCCGAGGTCCAACTTCGCTCGAGGTCGCCGCCCACAGGCCAGCATCGAGGAAATCCTGAAGGAGGGCCAGGAGATTGTCGCGCAGGTGGCCCGTGAGCCACTCGGGACCAAGGGCGCTCGTATCACCTCTCACATCACCCTGCCCGGCCGCCACCTGGTCTATATGCCTACCGAGCAGCACGTCGGGGTTTCGCGGAAGATCGAGGACGAAGCGGAACGATCCCGGCTGAAGCAGATCATCGAAGAGATTAACCCTCAACGGGAGGGGGTCATCGTCAGAACCGCCGGGATCGGTAAGGAGAAAGACGAGATCGAGGCCGACCTCGAGTTTCTCCGGTCCCTCTGGAAAAAGATCAAAGACAAGGCCGAAACACTCACCGCCCCGGCAGTGGTACAGCAGGACCTGGACCTGATCTTCCGGATTTTCCGCGACCTCTTCACGAAGGAGGTGGTCCGCCTGGTGGTAGACAGTCCGACGGAGTACGAGCGGTGTCTGGAGTATGCCGAGTCGCTGCATCCCGATCTGAAGTCGCATCTATTTCTTTACACCGAGGATGAGCCGATCTTCAAGTCGTTCGGTATTGAACGAGAGATCGAGAAAGCGCTGCGACACAAGGCGTGGCTCAAATCAGGTGGCTACATCGTGTTGGAGCAGACGGAGGCGCTAGTCTCCATCGATGTCAACACCGGAAAATATGTCGGCAAGCACGATTTTGAAGAGACGGTCCTCAAGACCAACCTGGAGGCGGCCCGGGAGATCGCGCGCCAGGTGCGCTTACGAGACCTGGGTGGGATCATTATCATCGACTTCATCGACATGGCTCGGCAGGAGAGTCGGGATCGGGTGCTCCAGGATCTGAAGGAGGCACTGAAGCCAGACCGCTCCCCCACCAACGTTTCACTCCTATCAGAGCTTGGCCTGGTCGAGATGACGCGGAAGCGGGTCCGCCAAGGGTTGAACAAATCCCTGAGCGCTTCATGCCCTGCGTGCGGCGGTCTTGGCTACGTCCGTTCAACCCCCTCCATCGCCCATCAAGTCCTTCGAGAGGTAGAGTGGCGGTTGTTCAGCAAGCGGATCCCCATGGTCCGGATCCGTGCCCATCCCGACCTGATCGACTGGTTCCGAGCTGAGGATGGCGAGGTAATCGAAGCGCTCCAGCAGACCTACGGCGGAGAGATCATCCTGGTTCCGGAAGAATCTTTGGCTCCCGGGAAATACCAGTTGCTGGAGGGGTAG
- a CDS encoding 2-phosphosulfolactate phosphatase yields MIVEVAFSRLDPACRSASGRAVAVIDVIRATTTITMALHHGCAGVIPVRTLSEARAVAQRLGGGAILAGERRAGKAVGFELGNSPAEYGRERVRDKTVVLTTTNGTRAFQAAPGAQAIIACSFLNAAATARWLRGTGLDILIVCAGTHGRFCLEDAVGSGMLIDRLLCISDRALELSDAARAAHQLFATYRDDLLGMLRGCEWGRHIIHKGLGADLEICAQVDLTDIVPVMHKDRLVAEYT; encoded by the coding sequence GTGATCGTCGAGGTGGCATTCAGTCGGTTGGATCCTGCCTGCCGGTCCGCCTCTGGTCGAGCAGTGGCTGTGATCGACGTGATACGAGCCACGACGACCATCACCATGGCGCTGCACCACGGTTGTGCTGGTGTCATCCCTGTACGAACGCTGAGCGAGGCCAGGGCTGTGGCGCAAAGGCTAGGCGGAGGGGCCATACTTGCGGGAGAACGGAGAGCAGGCAAGGCGGTAGGCTTTGAACTCGGGAATTCTCCAGCCGAATATGGGCGAGAGCGCGTCCGGGATAAGACGGTTGTCCTGACGACAACCAACGGGACCCGCGCATTCCAGGCTGCCCCAGGGGCTCAGGCAATAATTGCCTGCTCATTCTTAAACGCGGCTGCCACCGCACGCTGGCTCAGAGGAACCGGGCTCGACATCCTCATTGTGTGCGCGGGTACGCATGGCCGTTTCTGCTTGGAAGATGCTGTGGGCAGCGGGATGTTGATCGATCGCTTGCTCTGCATCTCTGATCGCGCGCTTGAGCTCAGCGATGCCGCCAGGGCCGCCCACCAACTCTTTGCAACCTATCGGGACGACCTGCTTGGGATGCTCCGAGGCTGCGAATGGGGAAGACATATTATTCACAAAGGCCTTGGGGCGGACCTAGAGATCTGCGCGCAAGTGGATCTGACCGACATCGTGCCCGTCATGCACAAAGACCGCCTTGTGGCGGAGTACACATGA